In the genome of Lysobacter sp. 5GHs7-4, the window CCGTTTCGGAGTTCCTGCATGCGCCTGCGTCATCCGCCGTCTTCCCGTCCGACCCGGGCGCGAGCCTTGTTGCTGGGCCTGGCGCCGTTGGCGCTGGCCGGCGCCTTGCTGCCGGCCGCGGCGCAGCAGACGCCCGCGCCGGCCCAGACCCAACCGGCCGAAACCAAGCCGGCCGACTCGAAGCCTGCCGACCCCAAGCCGGCGGACACCAAACCCGCCGACCCCAAGCCGGCCGAAACCAAGCCCGCCACCGCCAAAGCCAAGGACGACAAGTCCGAGTCGCAGGTGCCGCTGGACGAGATCCGCCGCTACGTCGCGGTCTACAACGCGGTCAAGCAGGCCTACGTCGAGCCGGTCGACGACCGCAAGCTCATGCATTCGGCGATTCGCGGGCTGCTGTTCGATCTGGACCCGCACAGCGTCTACCTCGACAAGGTCGCCGCCGACGATTTCGACGAGCAGGCGCGTGGCGCCTACGACGGCATCGGCGTCGAACTGCAGCGCCAGTCCGATGGCACGCTGCGGGTGATTTCGCCGATCGACGACACCCCGGCCGCGCGCGCCGGCATCAAGGCCGGCGACCTGATCGTCGCCATCGACGGCAAGCCGTTCAAGGCCGACGAAGGCGACAGCTCCGGCCCGCTGCGTGGCGCGCCGGGCACCAAGGTGGTGCTGAGCATCGTGCGCGCGGGCCGCGACAAGCCCTTCGACGTGACCGTGGCGCGCGAGACCATCCGCGTGGCCAGCGTGCGCAGCCGCATGCTCGAACCCGGGTACGGCTATGTGCGCGTCAGCGCGTTCCAGGCCGACACCGCGGCCGATTTCGAATCGCAGATCGAGAAGCTCAAGACCCAGGCCGGCGGCAAGCTCAGCGGCCTGGTGATCGACCTGCGCAGCAACCCCGGCGGCCTGCTGACCTCGGCCGTGCAGATCGCCGACGACCTGCTGGAGAAAGGCAAGATCGTCAGCACGCGCGGCCGCATCGCGATCAGCGACGCCGAGTTCGGCGCCACGCCGGGCGACCGCATCGACGGCGCGCCGGTGGTGGTGCTGGTCGACGCCGGTTCGGCCAGCGCCTCGGAAGTGCTGGCCGGCGCGCTGCGCGACAACGGCCGCGCGCGCGTGGTCGGCAGCCGCACCTTCGGCAAGGGCTCGGTGCAGACCGTGCTGCCCCTGGACAACGGCGACTCGGTCAAGCTGACCACGGCGCGTTACTACACGCCCAGCGGCAAGTCGATCCAGGCGCTGGGCATCGTGCCCGACGTCGCCCTGCATCCGGGCAAGGACGCCGCCAACGGCGGCCGCACCAACTACAGCGAAGCCAGCCTGCCCGGGCACCTGCGCGGCGACGCCGACGACGCGCCGGGCACCAACGCCGGCGAAGTGCTGGAGGGCGACGCGCCGATCGCGGCGGCGCTG includes:
- a CDS encoding S41 family peptidase; protein product: MRLRHPPSSRPTRARALLLGLAPLALAGALLPAAAQQTPAPAQTQPAETKPADSKPADPKPADTKPADPKPAETKPATAKAKDDKSESQVPLDEIRRYVAVYNAVKQAYVEPVDDRKLMHSAIRGLLFDLDPHSVYLDKVAADDFDEQARGAYDGIGVELQRQSDGTLRVISPIDDTPAARAGIKAGDLIVAIDGKPFKADEGDSSGPLRGAPGTKVVLSIVRAGRDKPFDVTVARETIRVASVRSRMLEPGYGYVRVSAFQADTAADFESQIEKLKTQAGGKLSGLVIDLRSNPGGLLTSAVQIADDLLEKGKIVSTRGRIAISDAEFGATPGDRIDGAPVVVLVDAGSASASEVLAGALRDNGRARVVGSRTFGKGSVQTVLPLDNGDSVKLTTARYYTPSGKSIQALGIVPDVALHPGKDAANGGRTNYSEASLPGHLRGDADDAPGTNAGEVLEGDAPIAAALAELKKPVVAKADEAATKR